A single region of the Micropterus dolomieu isolate WLL.071019.BEF.003 ecotype Adirondacks linkage group LG18, ASM2129224v1, whole genome shotgun sequence genome encodes:
- the LOC123987070 gene encoding matrix remodeling-associated protein 8-like isoform X2: MLLICVAKSSGVSVACLLSAVSGQSGSSSSVVVAGYNVSAPAGSRVVLQCVSGRMVWTRDRVRDRQRVVHWDLYRASPDYARERMLDMFSAGDQRIYNSYNQGRVSLSPTAFMDGNFSLVIKDVTMNDRGLYSCNLQHLYCHLYETVRVQLNVTKSRRKEQRFWDGQKAVYVVLLGSTVVLPCINRRNVWTDWSDEEEDQQVVHWDRQSPGVSHDRADRLVDLYASGEQRSYGPLFLQRKMNISNQAFSEGDFSLAISDLQPTDRGMYSCHLHHHYCGLHERREFQVTVEPPMIQTTLPAKALPSEDKDTTKAESPRVINVILPDQRHHFLLPLGYVLTSFLLLAFIILIIILITRRHKTKEFYPHASMRSSRSQSSSEEFEMDVAEGNVCSREERRFDYKNNLLKENHMNTQPKVIDLDKEMQKFSK; the protein is encoded by the exons atgcttctgatctgTGTCGCAAAGAGCTCAGGag TCTCTGTGGCCTGCCTCCTCTCTGCAG TGTCAGGTCAgtctggcagcagcagcagcgtggTGGTGGCAGGCTATAATGTGAGCGCCCCCGCTGGGTCGAGggtggtgctgcagtgtgtgagcGGACGCATGGTGTGGACCAGGGACAGGGTAAGGGACAGGCAGAGGGTGGTCCACTGGGACTTGTACCGGGCCAGTCCAGACTATGCCAGGGAGAGGATGCTGGACATGTTCTCTGCGGGGGACCAGAGGATCTACAACTCCTACAACCAGGGCAGGGTCAGCCTCAGCCCCACAGCCTTCATGGATGGAAACTTCTCCCTGGTCATCAAAG ACGTGACAATGAATGACAGAGGTCTGTACTCTTGTAACCTCCAACATCTCTACTGCCACCTGTACGAGACAGTCAGAGTACAGCTCAACGTCACTAAATCAC GTCGCAAAGAACAGCGCTTCTGGGATGGACAAAAGGCGGTGTATGTGGTGCTGCTCGGCAGTACCGTGGTGCTGCCGTGCATCAACCGACGTAACGTGTGGACCGACTGGagcgacgaggaggaggaccaGCAG GTGGTCCACTGGGACCGTCAGTCCCCAGGAGTCAGCCATGACCGCGCTGACCGGCTGGTGGATCTGTACGCCTCTGGGGAGCAGCGTAGCTACGGGCCGCTGTTCCTCCAGAGGAAGATGAACATCAGCAACCAAGCCTTCTCAGAGGGAGACTTCTCGCTAGCCATATCGGatttgcag CCGACAGACAGGGGGATGTATTCCTGCCACCTCCACCATCATTACTGCGGTCTACATGAGAGAAGAGAGTTTCAAGTCACAGTGGAACCACCTATGATTCAGACCACCCTGCCAGCCAAAGCACTGCCTAGTGAAGAcaaag ACACCACTAAGGCTGAATCACCGCGAGTCATCAACGTTATTCTGCCAGATCAGCGACACCACTTTCTCCTGCCGCTGGGCTACGTCCTCACCTCCTTCCTGCTCCTGGCCTTCATCATCCTCATTATCATCCTCATCACACGCAGACATAAAACCAAAG aGTTTTATCCGCATGCATCCATGAG GTCCAGCAGAAGTCAAAGCAGCTCAGAAGAGTTCGAGATGGACGTTGCTGAAGGGAATGTGTGCAGCCGGGAGGAGAGAAGATTTG ACTATAAAAACAACCTGCTGAAAGAGAACCACATGAACACTCAGCCTAAAGTCATTGATCTTGACAAAG AGATGCAGAAATTTTCTAAGTGA
- the LOC123987070 gene encoding matrix remodeling-associated protein 8-like isoform X1, translating into MKTAREDIVFQALLLIHISVACLLSAVSGQSGSSSSVVVAGYNVSAPAGSRVVLQCVSGRMVWTRDRVRDRQRVVHWDLYRASPDYARERMLDMFSAGDQRIYNSYNQGRVSLSPTAFMDGNFSLVIKDVTMNDRGLYSCNLQHLYCHLYETVRVQLNVTKSRRKEQRFWDGQKAVYVVLLGSTVVLPCINRRNVWTDWSDEEEDQQVVHWDRQSPGVSHDRADRLVDLYASGEQRSYGPLFLQRKMNISNQAFSEGDFSLAISDLQPTDRGMYSCHLHHHYCGLHERREFQVTVEPPMIQTTLPAKALPSEDKDTTKAESPRVINVILPDQRHHFLLPLGYVLTSFLLLAFIILIIILITRRHKTKEFYPHASMRSSRSQSSSEEFEMDVAEGNVCSREERRFDYKNNLLKENHMNTQPKVIDLDKEMQKFSK; encoded by the exons ATGAAGACTGCGAGGGAGGACATCGTTTTTCAGGCTCTCCTCTTGATCCACA TCTCTGTGGCCTGCCTCCTCTCTGCAG TGTCAGGTCAgtctggcagcagcagcagcgtggTGGTGGCAGGCTATAATGTGAGCGCCCCCGCTGGGTCGAGggtggtgctgcagtgtgtgagcGGACGCATGGTGTGGACCAGGGACAGGGTAAGGGACAGGCAGAGGGTGGTCCACTGGGACTTGTACCGGGCCAGTCCAGACTATGCCAGGGAGAGGATGCTGGACATGTTCTCTGCGGGGGACCAGAGGATCTACAACTCCTACAACCAGGGCAGGGTCAGCCTCAGCCCCACAGCCTTCATGGATGGAAACTTCTCCCTGGTCATCAAAG ACGTGACAATGAATGACAGAGGTCTGTACTCTTGTAACCTCCAACATCTCTACTGCCACCTGTACGAGACAGTCAGAGTACAGCTCAACGTCACTAAATCAC GTCGCAAAGAACAGCGCTTCTGGGATGGACAAAAGGCGGTGTATGTGGTGCTGCTCGGCAGTACCGTGGTGCTGCCGTGCATCAACCGACGTAACGTGTGGACCGACTGGagcgacgaggaggaggaccaGCAG GTGGTCCACTGGGACCGTCAGTCCCCAGGAGTCAGCCATGACCGCGCTGACCGGCTGGTGGATCTGTACGCCTCTGGGGAGCAGCGTAGCTACGGGCCGCTGTTCCTCCAGAGGAAGATGAACATCAGCAACCAAGCCTTCTCAGAGGGAGACTTCTCGCTAGCCATATCGGatttgcag CCGACAGACAGGGGGATGTATTCCTGCCACCTCCACCATCATTACTGCGGTCTACATGAGAGAAGAGAGTTTCAAGTCACAGTGGAACCACCTATGATTCAGACCACCCTGCCAGCCAAAGCACTGCCTAGTGAAGAcaaag ACACCACTAAGGCTGAATCACCGCGAGTCATCAACGTTATTCTGCCAGATCAGCGACACCACTTTCTCCTGCCGCTGGGCTACGTCCTCACCTCCTTCCTGCTCCTGGCCTTCATCATCCTCATTATCATCCTCATCACACGCAGACATAAAACCAAAG aGTTTTATCCGCATGCATCCATGAG GTCCAGCAGAAGTCAAAGCAGCTCAGAAGAGTTCGAGATGGACGTTGCTGAAGGGAATGTGTGCAGCCGGGAGGAGAGAAGATTTG ACTATAAAAACAACCTGCTGAAAGAGAACCACATGAACACTCAGCCTAAAGTCATTGATCTTGACAAAG AGATGCAGAAATTTTCTAAGTGA
- the psma5 gene encoding proteasome subunit alpha type-5, producing the protein MFLTRSEYDRGVNTFSPEGRLFQVEYAIEAIKLGSTAIGIQTSEGVCLAVEKRITSPLMEPNSIEKIVEIDSHIGCAMSGLIADAKTLIDKARVETQNHWFTYNETMTVESVTQAVSNLALQFGEEDADPGAMSRPFGVALLFGGVDEKGPQLYHMDPSGTFVQCDARAIGSASEGAQSSLQEVYHKSMTLKDAIKSSLTILKQVMEEKLNSTNIELATVEPGKTFHMYSKEELEDVIKDI; encoded by the exons ATGTTTTTGACAAGATCGGAATATGACAG AGGTGTGAACACATTCTCTCCTGAAGGAAGATTGTTCCAGGTTGAATATGCCATAGAGGCTATAAAG TTGGGCTCCACAGCCATCGGTATCCAGACATCAGAGGGGGTGTGTCTGGCTGTGGAGAAGAGGATCACCTCTCCGCTGATGGAGCCCAACAGCATTGAAAAGATTGTGGAGATTGACAGTCACATCG GTTGCGCCATGAGTGGCTTGATAGCTGATGCCAAGACTTTAATTGACAAAGCAAGAGTGGAAACGCAG AACCACTGGTTCACTTACAATGAGACGATGACAGTGGAGAGTGTGACTCAGGCTGTGTCCAACCTGGCGCTGCAGTTTGGAGAGGAGGACGCCGATCCTGGTGCCATG AGTCGACCATTCGGTGTAGCACTTCTGTTTGGGGGAGTTGATGAAAAAGGACCTCAGCT GTACCACATGGACCCATCAGGAACCTTTGTGCAGTGTGATGCTCGGGCCATCGGCTCAGCGTCTGAGGGAGCGCAAAGCTCTCTGCAAGAGGTCTACCACaag TCAATGACATTAAAAGACGCCATCAAGTCATCTCTCACCATTCTGAAGCAGGTGATGGAGGAGAAGCTCAACTCCACCAACATTGAG CTTGCAACAGTAGAGCCTGGGAAGACCTTCCACATGTATTCcaaagaggagctggaggacGTAATCAAGGACATCTAA
- the LOC123987070 gene encoding matrix remodeling-associated protein 8-like isoform X3, which translates to MVWTRDRVRDRQRVVHWDLYRASPDYARERMLDMFSAGDQRIYNSYNQGRVSLSPTAFMDGNFSLVIKDVTMNDRGLYSCNLQHLYCHLYETVRVQLNVTKSRRKEQRFWDGQKAVYVVLLGSTVVLPCINRRNVWTDWSDEEEDQQVVHWDRQSPGVSHDRADRLVDLYASGEQRSYGPLFLQRKMNISNQAFSEGDFSLAISDLQPTDRGMYSCHLHHHYCGLHERREFQVTVEPPMIQTTLPAKALPSEDKDTTKAESPRVINVILPDQRHHFLLPLGYVLTSFLLLAFIILIIILITRRHKTKEFYPHASMRSSRSQSSSEEFEMDVAEGNVCSREERRFDYKNNLLKENHMNTQPKVIDLDKEMQKFSK; encoded by the exons ATGGTGTGGACCAGGGACAGGGTAAGGGACAGGCAGAGGGTGGTCCACTGGGACTTGTACCGGGCCAGTCCAGACTATGCCAGGGAGAGGATGCTGGACATGTTCTCTGCGGGGGACCAGAGGATCTACAACTCCTACAACCAGGGCAGGGTCAGCCTCAGCCCCACAGCCTTCATGGATGGAAACTTCTCCCTGGTCATCAAAG ACGTGACAATGAATGACAGAGGTCTGTACTCTTGTAACCTCCAACATCTCTACTGCCACCTGTACGAGACAGTCAGAGTACAGCTCAACGTCACTAAATCAC GTCGCAAAGAACAGCGCTTCTGGGATGGACAAAAGGCGGTGTATGTGGTGCTGCTCGGCAGTACCGTGGTGCTGCCGTGCATCAACCGACGTAACGTGTGGACCGACTGGagcgacgaggaggaggaccaGCAG GTGGTCCACTGGGACCGTCAGTCCCCAGGAGTCAGCCATGACCGCGCTGACCGGCTGGTGGATCTGTACGCCTCTGGGGAGCAGCGTAGCTACGGGCCGCTGTTCCTCCAGAGGAAGATGAACATCAGCAACCAAGCCTTCTCAGAGGGAGACTTCTCGCTAGCCATATCGGatttgcag CCGACAGACAGGGGGATGTATTCCTGCCACCTCCACCATCATTACTGCGGTCTACATGAGAGAAGAGAGTTTCAAGTCACAGTGGAACCACCTATGATTCAGACCACCCTGCCAGCCAAAGCACTGCCTAGTGAAGAcaaag ACACCACTAAGGCTGAATCACCGCGAGTCATCAACGTTATTCTGCCAGATCAGCGACACCACTTTCTCCTGCCGCTGGGCTACGTCCTCACCTCCTTCCTGCTCCTGGCCTTCATCATCCTCATTATCATCCTCATCACACGCAGACATAAAACCAAAG aGTTTTATCCGCATGCATCCATGAG GTCCAGCAGAAGTCAAAGCAGCTCAGAAGAGTTCGAGATGGACGTTGCTGAAGGGAATGTGTGCAGCCGGGAGGAGAGAAGATTTG ACTATAAAAACAACCTGCTGAAAGAGAACCACATGAACACTCAGCCTAAAGTCATTGATCTTGACAAAG AGATGCAGAAATTTTCTAAGTGA